The Elusimicrobiaceae bacterium genomic interval GCGCCCGGCGGCGGCGTATTGCTGTTCATACATGCGCGCGAACGCTTCCTGCTGGTCCGCCAGCGACTGCTTTTTTCCGGCCTCCCACAACGGCATGCTCACATTCAGCCCGGCGACATTCTGGTTAAACATGTCCAGCACCGGGCCTTTGGGATAAACGGCCTGGGCGCGCGCGAAGAACTGCACGTCCGGCTCCCGCTGAGCCCGAAGCTGATCGGCCTGCAGCCGCGCGCTACGGATTAAATATGCAACCGACAAAAGCGTCGGGTTGCCCGGCGTGATTTTTTTATTTTCCGCCTCCGAAAGCCGCGCGTTCAGCTGCTCGAAATCATCGGCTGCGACAAACGCGGTGGGCGCGTCCACCCCATCAGGCCGCATGCGCGCGAGCCGCGCGTCGGCGGGATTGCCGGTGTCCGCGGCGATGGAACCCGTTAGCGAAAACAATCCGGTCAGCGCGCCGCTAAGCTCCCGCCCGGTGACCAGAAACCGCTTGCGCCGGGCATACACCTCCTGCTTGAACTGCAGCACGTCAATGCGGGTTTTATCGCCGGCGGCGGCGCGCTTTGCGGTATCCGAATACTGATCCGCGGCAAGACCCAGATACTGACCCGCAAGATAATTCTGTTCCGCCGCAAGCATCACGTTGAAATACGCCGCCCGCACCGCAAACAGCGCGCTCCGCCGCGCGGCTTCCAGTTCGAATCTGCGGGCTGTCGCGGCGGCGTCAGCCGCGCGCGAAGCGAACCGGCGCGCGCCGCAATCATAAAGCGGAACATACAACGCCGGGCCCAACGCAAGGTTCCAGTTGTCGCCCATCTCGACGGTGCGGTTACCCGCGTTAATTCCGATAACCGTGCCCTGATAATAGCCGCCGCCTTCAAGCGCAACCAGCGGAAGCCGCCCCGCGAACGTCGCGGACGCCGCGCTTACAGCCGCCGCATAACGTGCGACGGAAGCGGCCACTTCCGGCGAATTTATCAGCGCCTGCGCCTCGCACCGCTCAAGCGCAAGGCGCACGGAAGGCGGTTCCTGCGCCGCCGCGCGCGGGCCGGCGCACAAAACCGCCCCGAGCGCCACAACAGCAAACCGATACCGTGTCATTTCCGTCCCCCTTTCCGCCCGATGCCGTCAAAAAGCAGCTCGATCCGCAGGCGGATCCCCCGCTCGGAAAACAGCAGCCCGCCAAACTCCTCCACCGGCAGGCCCAGAAAGGTGCGGCAACCGCACCGCTCGATAACGCCGAACATTACGCCCGGAATAACCACCCCGATAAATGACCCGACCAGCTGCTGCAATGGAACCCCCTTCTTAATATAATTTTTTTCGCGGCACTCCTGCACCAGCCCCACAAAAACCGGCACATGCTCTATGAAATTTTCGCGCAGATAGCGGGACGCTTCCCTGCGCAATCTGCCTGAACTCGACCAGAAACTCGCCGTAAATGACTTTCATTACCCGGCGCGTGAATGCCCGCTTGGTTTTAAAATGGTAATGGAACATGCCGGGATTGACTCCGGCCTTGGCCGCGATATCGCGCACGCGAAACGCGGAGAAACCTTTTTCCGCCGCCAGCCGGCACCCGGCCATGATAAGTTTCCGCTCACTGCCGCCAGAAGGTCTTGGCATAATCTCCCCTTGACAATACGCGCCTGAACAGCTCCCGCTCCGGGGCGGCGCGGTTCGCCCGCCCTGCCCGGACAGATTCAACCTTCCGCGCCGCAGCAACCCATACGCGCCAGCTTTGTCCACTGCCGCCGCGCCTGCGCCTTGCAGCCTTAAATACCGCGCTCCGGAATTGCTCCGTTGTCCGCCCGCGCAAGGCTGAAGCAAACGGCATTCGGGCTTTTAAGCGCTATTAGCCAGATGCATAACTATCCGTTTGTATAATTATACATGCGGCTAATATTTCCGTCAACCCTCTTTTTCAGGCGCGCCGGCAAAGCAATCCGCCGCAAAGCCGCAATAAACCTCCCTCCGGCACATGCCGGGGAGCTCTTTTCATAACATACGGCCGGCCTTTGGGAACGGCGCACGCCGCCTCCCAATACCCGCGCGCGGTATTTGCGCGGCCGGAAGTCCTTGACACCCCCTCCGGACAGAACCGGGAAGCCCTGTTCGCCGCACACCCGGTTGCCTTGTCGGCGCAGCGCCGCACAGGTTATGCCGTGCCGGCTATTAGCATGGCTTGCCGGATGTGGTTTTACACCGGCAGAGAAGTGCCGCCTGACAAATTTCACAATGCTTTTTCATGAAATTCCCCCGGCCGTGCCATTGGCCTGCCGGTTGTTATTAAGCTTTACCGGCAAGCCGGGGGGTTATTCTGGTCCAAACTTCGTTTGCCCTGCTTGAGCCATGCCGTGCCGGCAATCATTATGTCGTGCCGGACAGCGCCGGGGTTTGTGTGCGGAATTTACAAACCCTTAACCTGAAGGGACTCCTCGTCGAGGAATCCCTTTACAATCCCACACGAAATGGTACCTGGCTCCAAAATGTTACTTAACTCAAACTTTTCCCATCCTCCACTGTAAAAAACGCCGCCCCGCGAAACTTCCCGCGGGGCGGCGCGTGAATCTGCACCTGCTGCCGGCTTATCTGCTCCTGCGCAGGCTTTTTGCAAGCGCGGCGAGCGTGGCGAGCATGATTTCCGTATCGGCTGGCGGCTGCCTGCACAGCAGTTTGACAATCCGGTTAAAAATTTTTTCATTTCCGTCCGGCACGGTAAACGCCGCACTCTCGTCGAGCAATTCTGACACAGCGATGCCCAACGCCCCGGCGAGCTTGACTATAGTGGCAAGACTGGCCTTTTTC includes:
- a CDS encoding TolC family protein, translated to MTRYRFAVVALGAVLCAGPRAAAQEPPSVRLALERCEAQALINSPEVAASVARYAAAVSAASATFAGRLPLVALEGGGYYQGTVIGINAGNRTVEMGDNWNLALGPALYVPLYDCGARRFASRAADAAATARRFELEAARRSALFAVRAAYFNVMLAAEQNYLAGQYLGLAADQYSDTAKRAAAGDKTRIDVLQFKQEVYARRKRFLVTGRELSGALTGLFSLTGSIAADTGNPADARLARMRPDGVDAPTAFVAADDFEQLNARLSEAENKKITPGNPTLLSVAYLIRSARLQADQLRAQREPDVQFFARAQAVYPKGPVLDMFNQNVAGLNVSMPLWEAGKKQSLADQQEAFARMYEQQYAAAGRDLDRDWKTAVDGLAYLRRQLQTDDDARREAVELAELVYKSYNAGAAKYLEVQSANVRALNAAGEAAMTRAQILLQLALLDSLGD
- a CDS encoding helix-turn-helix transcriptional regulator, whose translation is MTNDIYATVAKQLRLKRLQAGLTIEELAETAGISTSFLAYLETNKKKASLATIVKLAGALGIAVSELLDESAAFTVPDGNEKIFNRIVKLLCRQPPADTEIMLATLAALAKSLRRSR